The following is a genomic window from Ictidomys tridecemlineatus isolate mIctTri1 chromosome 13, mIctTri1.hap1, whole genome shotgun sequence.
TATAGGGAACTCTCCATGGATTGGTTACCAACTCAGTGATGGGAATTAATTGGGGTATCTGTCAATAGATATTGTGATGAAATCAACAGGGAACCAGTAGACATAGTAGTGGTTTCAGTATGGGCAGCTAATCTGTATTTATTAGATAATAGTGATGAGGTTAATGATAGTGATGGGAGCTAGTGTCAGATCAGCAGACATGGGAGAGCAGGGGGCTTGGAGCCACCCTACTTAGGCCTGTAACCTCACTTCACCATTTCTGGCAGCGTGTGGGCTGTGGAGAGTGCACAGCCTGTCGGGTAACTGAAGACTGTGGGGCCTGCTCCACCTGCCTCCTGCAGCTACCCCATGATGTGGCCTCAGGGCTGTTCTGCAAGTGTGAGAGGAGACGCTGCCTCCGGATTGTGCAGAGGGTGAGTTGGGCAGGTGGGGTGGGCCCAAGGctcaccccagcccctggccctcATAGCCCTGACCCCATGCATCACACCTCCGGCCCCCCCCCACAGAGCCGAGGGTGTGGAGTGTGCCGGGGCTGTCAGACCCAAGAGGACTGTGGCCATTGCCGAGTCTGCCTTCGCCCTCCCCGCCCTGGTCTCAGGCGCCAGTGGAGGTGTGTGCAGCGGCGCTGCCTTCGGGTGAGTCAGGCTGGAGGGACCAGCACTGGCCTGGCCGGGCCAGAGCTCGTTCTGTTATTAAAAGttgccactgctgctgctgcttcctccCAACCTGGCCTTGCCTAACTCatgtctttcttttccctcccaccccacatTCACCTCCCTGACCTCACCTACCTGTCTTTATATGCCAGCACCTTGCTCACTGCCACCTTCGCCATCATTGGCGGTGTCAGTAATACCCCCCCTAGCGGTGACTCCCCATGCTGTGAGTGCCCCACAGCACACACTTTCTACCTGTCCCATGCATGCTTTCTGCAATTTAAGGGATTCTGTGTTTGCCTGGTGCCATTAAGCCCTAATCAACTCTTTTGGCTGTCTCCCAGGGTAAACGTAGATGCCACAGGGGAGGCCGTGACTCCAAGATGACTGCCCGACGACACTCTCGAGCTCAGCCAGTGCCTATTCTTCCCACACTGCAGCCTCCAGAACCCCCAGAGCCCATGGAGCTGGTAAGATTTCAGTGGGCAGGGGAAAGCACAACCTTCACCTTTTCCCAGTACCTACCCTGACCTCACCCCATTTGCCTCTGCAGCACAACAACTCCCCGGTGCCCTCACCTCCTGCTGAGTTCATCTATTACTGTGTAGACGAGGACGAGCTAGTGAGTGGCCCTACCCTACCTGGATAAGCCTAGACTCTCAAGATGCTTGGTTAACCCAAGGAAGGAGATGGGTACCAGGATGGGATGAGCAATAATGGAGGGGAGGAATGACCTGGGATCAGCAGGTGCAGTGAGAGTGCCTAATGTCAGATGAACCAACACTTGGTGGTTAATGCAGGACCAGCACACCCATGATAGGTCTGATAGAGGAGCAGGTAGCATAGTGACTGGAGTTCATGTAGGATGAGCAGACATAGCTGACATGGTGATTGAAGCCAGTGGGGTCTGCTGGAAGTGAGGAATCAAAGACAGCGTTGCTAGCTGCACTGTGATGGAGCATCCATAGTTCTAATGTTATTGGACTTGCAAACACTGATTTATGGCAAATGGAAAGTCAGCAGGTTGAGATTAGTGTGCAGCTGGTTCCCTTGATAGAGCTAAAAGAACACCAGAAATAGTAGTGGAATGGGTGTTGAGGATGGCCTCTCCTAGTCCTAGTGACAGCACCACCATTCCCCCCCACCAGCAGCCCTACACGAACCGCCGGCAGAACCGCAAGTGCGGGGCCTGTGCAGCCTGCCTACGGCGGATGGACTGTGGCCGCTGCGACTTCTGCTGCGACAAGCCCAAATTCGGGGGCAGCAACCAGAAGCGCCAGAAGTGTCGTTGGCGCCAATGCCTGCAGTTTGCCATGGTGGGTGGGGCAGAGGAAGGGTTAGGTGGAGGGCATAGGTTGGGCCAGGCACCCCAGTGTCTGAGAGTGGTGGGCAGGCCTGGTAGGTGGTTGGGTGGTACAGTGGCTCTGGCAAAGAATTAGCAGACCTTGTGCTGGGGTAGGAGTCTAGGTGGCACTGGCATTGCTAATGGAAACTGGTAGGCTCAGTGATAAGGGCTCATGTAAGTAGATTTCTGTGCTGGGACTAATGGGAGGTTAGTATACACATTGAACAGTGCAGGGTGGGTGGGGCCAGTCAAGGCAGCAGGTGGCCATAGTACTCCCATCTTTTCTTACAGAAGCGGCTGCTGCCCAGTATTGGGTCAGAGTCCGAGGAGGGGGCAGGATCACCTCTACTTCACCCTCGTCGAAAGAGACCAGGTTCTGTTCAACGGCCCCACCTGGCCCCCACCCTGAAGCCCCCTTTGGCTACTCGCACAGCCCGACTAGGCCGTGCTCAGCCTCCAATGAAACAGGAAGCAGGTGCTAGCTTTGTACTACCCCCTCCTGGCACTGACCTTGTGTTTTTACGGGAGGGTGCCAGCAGTCCTGTGCAGGTGCCTGGCCCTGCTACAGCTTCCACAGAAGCCCCATTGCAGGTGAGAGTCCTATCTTATCCTCCCTTTACTATCCCACTCAGCCTGATATCAGGGTGCTAAGACCAAGTCTGCCACCATCCTCCCTCATGCAGGAAGCCCAGTGCTCTGGCCTGAGTTGGGTTGTGGCCTTACCTCAGGTAAAGCAAGAGAAAGCAGATGCCCAGGAAGAGTGGACATCGGATATAGCTGTCCTGACTTCTCCCACATTGCAACCTGGCTGCCCTAGCAAGGTGGGAACAGTGATGGGTGTTCTTTTGGTGCCATAGTGGGATGGTCTATAAGCAGAGTAGTGGTGAGCCATGATGGTGGCACTGTGAGCAGGGTAGGTGCAACTAGATACCCACTTTAGTTCAATTAACAGGAAAATGAAGGCTAGTGAAGAATGGGAAAGATTTGTAGGCAGAAAGGTGGCATTTCTGTGCTGAACTATGATGGAAGTGGGATCTGTCAACAAGTGACCATTTGGCTGACAGACTTTCCTTAGGCCAACCCTATCCTTCTAACCGCTGCCCTTCCCCTGCTTCTCTCAGGCAATAGACCTGTGCCTGCCACCAGTGAAGCAAGAGCCACCTGACcctgaggagggaaaggaggagaacaAGGATGGCTGTGTCTCCGAATCGGCCCCAGaggaggaggtggcaggaggGCCTGGCACGCCCGTGGTCAGTGCTGGGGGATGCCCTATCTTGCCCTGACCTTGTCTTAGCCCCTCCAGCCATGTTGACCCATGATGTTAATTCTTCCCTAGATCACGGAGATTTTCAGCCTGGGTGGAACCCGCTTCCGGGACACAGCAGTCTGGTTGCCAAGGTGTGCCCCACACAgtgaggggtggggatggggagggtGCCTGCCAGGTATGGACCCTGAGTTTTGAAAGTAGAGCCAGCaatttgggtacagaaggagAAGAAGACCCACACTCACTAAACTGTTCACTACTGGTCAGGTGACAGGGTTTGTGCAATACCCTAGAACTTTTTCCAGAGTCTCGGCCCAGTAGTGTTCCAAGTCAGGGTCTACTTTGGTGGGAGGGGGAGAAGACCTGATGCCATGTGatgagattgaaaaaaaaaagaaagattaggaGAGTCTGGTGCCTACCTCTTTAAGAAAATTCTGTAGGGGTCAGACTTGATATATAAACTCTTATTCAGAAAAACAGCCTTTGGAATCTCCCAGAGACCCCTTGGTAGGCTGTCTCCTAAAGATGAGAACGAGCATATATCACAGAAATGACATTGGGCTATCCTGGGCAGTGAGGTTGGTAGAGGCTCTGGGTCCTGATCTGGGTCTGTGAGCTGGGTTCACACTCAGTTGTGTGACCTCTGGCTTGTCTTGTGCCTCCTGGAGTAGCCTCTATAGAAGGGCTCAGGCTACCTCCCTTGAGCCTTTCTTGTTGAGATTACTGTTTCAGCTGCTGAACAAAATTCCCTTTAGACCTGGCAATAGGATGAAGGGTAGGTTCCTATAAGAACTGGGGTGGCTGAAGGAGGACCATGGCATGCTGCCTCCTACAGAAGGTTGACAGGCCCTGCACAGAACCCCCAGACACAGGCAACAGAATCCAGTTCAAGCACTGGATTCCCCTGTTCCTATAAACCAGATCCATCTGTACCTGGGAGAGAGGTACTAACTGAGCCCCTGCTGGGTGTATAGTAGTGTAGAGAGATCCTACTCTAATTACACTGAGCCCTGTAAGGCTTGCCCTTCAGAAGAGACAAGATCCCTACCTGCAGGGAGCTTATCATTCCCTGTGCATGATGAAATCATTACATGCTACAGGGTAGGTGTTGGGCTGTCAGTATTGGTGGTttgtagaagaaagaaagaggtatAGGATGATTAAGGGAAAGTGGGTGGAGGATGCAGAATGGTAGGAAATGGTTTTGTGATGCTCCATCTTGCACATAGAAAACCTTATTCAACATACAGAACTGCTCCCTCTTCTCTAGGTCCAAGGACCTTAAAAAACCTGGAGCTAGAAAGCAGTAGACTGGAGGCTTCTGCAGACTGTAGGACTCAAGGTGATACATGCAGACCGGCTTTGTGAGAGACAACCCTGATCTACCAGGGGCTGGAAGGGGCTAGACTGGTTGCAGGGCTTGTATGTGGATCAACTGTAGGAGGAAAACCTACCAGCAAACCCAAGGAGCAGGCCTACTTCCTACTTGGAGCTTAGAGGAAACAAGCCCCAAAGGAGGAGAAAGTCAGGGGAGAAAGTTGATGCATCTGCTCCCGGGTCTGAGGGTGATGAGAAGTTGGGTGTTAGGGGTGGGGGAGCTGGGATGAGGAAGGGAATGTAATTAAAGCCACCACAAAG
Proteins encoded in this region:
- the LOC101964838 gene encoding methyl-CpG-binding domain protein 1 isoform X12: MAEDWLDCPALGPGWKRREVYRKSGVTCGRSDTYYQSPTGDRIRSKVELTRYLGPACDLTLFDFKQGILCYPTPKVQSVAVPSKKRKKPARSAKTRKRQVAPQRTEVRKERKERKETQEDETKADTDTIPASFPAPGCCENCGISFSGDGSGRQRLKTLCKDCRAQRIAFNREQRMFKRVGCGECTACRVTEDCGACSTCLLQLPHDVASGLFCKCERRRCLRIVQRSRGCGVCRGCQTQEDCGHCRVCLRPPRPGLRRQWRCVQRRCLRGKRRCHRGGRDSKMTARRHSRAQPVPILPTLQPPEPPEPMELQPYTNRRQNRKCGACAACLRRMDCGRCDFCCDKPKFGGSNQKRQKCRWRQCLQFAMKRLLPSIGSESEEGAGSPLLHPRRKRPGSVQRPHLAPTLKPPLATRTARLGRAQPPMKQEAGASFVLPPPGTDLVFLREGASSPVQVPGPATASTEAPLQAIDLCLPPVKQEPPDPEEGKEENKDGCVSESAPEEEVAGGPGTPVITEIFSLGGTRFRDTAVWLPRLRKLLAVNENEYFTELQLKEEAL
- the LOC101964838 gene encoding methyl-CpG-binding domain protein 1 isoform X17, translated to MAEDWLDCPALGPGWKRREVYRKSGVTCGRSDTYYQSPTGDRIRSKVELTRYLGPACDLTLFDFKQGILCYPTPKVQSVAVPSKKRKKPARSAKTRKRQVAPQRTEVRKERKERKETQEDETKADTDTIPASFPAPGCCENCGISFSGDGSGRQRLKTLCKDCRAQRIAFNREQRMFKRVGCGECTACRVTEDCGACSTCLLQLPHDVASGLFCKCERRRCLRIVQRSRGCGVCRGCQTQEDCGHCRVCLRPPRPGLRRQWRCVQRRCLRGKRRCHRGGRDSKMTARRHSRAQPVPILPTLQPPEPPEPMELHNNSPVPSPPAEFIYYCVDEDELKRLLPSIGSESEEGAGSPLLHPRRKRPGSVQRPHLAPTLKPPLATRTARLGRAQPPMKQEAGASFVLPPPGTDLVFLREGASSPVQVPGPATASTEAPLQAIDLCLPPVKQEPPDPEEGKEENKDGCVSESAPEEEVAGGPGTPVITEIFSLGGTRFRDTAVWLPRSKDLKKPGARKQ
- the LOC101964838 gene encoding methyl-CpG-binding domain protein 1 isoform X20, which codes for MAEDWLDCPALGPGWKRREVYRKSGVTCGRSDTYYQSPTGDRIRSKVELTRYLGPACDLTLFDFKQGILCYPTPKVQSVAVPSKKRKKPARSAKTRKRQVAPQRTEVRKERKERKETQEDETKADTDTIPASFPAPGCCENCGISFSGDGSGRQRLKTLCKDCRAQRIAFNREQRMFKRVGCGECTACRVTEDCGACSTCLLQLPHDVASGLFCKCERRRCLRIVQRSRGCGVCRGCQTQEDCGHCRVCLRPPRPGLRRQWRCVQRRCLRGKRRCHRGGRDSKMTARRHSRAQPVPILPTLQPPEPPEPMELKRLLPSIGSESEEGAGSPLLHPRRKRPGSVQRPHLAPTLKPPLATRTARLGRAQPPMKQEAGASFVLPPPGTDLVFLREGASSPVQVPGPATASTEAPLQAIDLCLPPVKQEPPDPEEGKEENKDGCVSESAPEEEVAGGPGTPVITEIFSLGGTRFRDTAVWLPRSKDLKKPGARKQ
- the LOC101964838 gene encoding methyl-CpG-binding domain protein 1 isoform X11, whose translation is MAEDWLDCPALGPGWKRREVYRKSGVTCGRSDTYYQSPTGDRIRSKVELTRYLGPACDLTLFDFKQGILCYPTPKVQSVAVPSKKRKKPARSAKTRKRQVAPQRTEVRKERKERKETQEDETKADTDTIPASFPAPGCCENCGISFSGDGSGRQRLKTLCKDCRAQRIAFNREQRMFKRVGCGECTACRVTEDCGACSTCLLQLPHDVASGLFCKCERRRCLRIVQRSRGCGVCRGCQTQEDCGHCRVCLRPPRPGLRRQWRCVQRRCLRGKRRCHRGGRDSKMTARRHSRAQPVPILPTLQPPEPPEPMELHNNSPVPSPPAEFIYYCVDEDELKRLLPSIGSESEEGAGSPLLHPRRKRPGSVQRPHLAPTLKPPLATRTARLGRAQPPMKQEAGASFVLPPPGTDLVFLREGASSPVQVPGPATASTEAPLQEAQCSGLSWVVALPQVKQEKADAQEEWTSDIAVLTSPTLQPGCPSKAIDLCLPPVKQEPPDPEEGKEENKDGCVSESAPEEEVAGGPGTPVITEIFSLGGTRFRDTAVWLPRSKDLKKPGARKQ
- the LOC101964838 gene encoding methyl-CpG-binding domain protein 1 isoform X15; its protein translation is MAEDWLDCPALGPGWKRREVYRKSGVTCGRSDTYYQSPTGDRIRSKVELTRYLGPACDLTLFDFKQGILCYPTPKVQSVAVPSKKRKKPARSAKTRKRQVAPQRTEVRKERKERKETQEDETKADTDTIPASFPAPGCCENCGISFSGDGSGRQRLKTLCKDCRAQRIAFNREQRMFKRVGCGECTACRVTEDCGACSTCLLQLPHDVASGLFCKCERRRCLRIVQRSRGCGVCRGCQTQEDCGHCRVCLRPPRPGLRRQWRCVQRRCLRGKRRCHRGGRDSKMTARRHSRAQPVPILPTLQPPEPPEPMELKRLLPSIGSESEEGAGSPLLHPRRKRPGSVQRPHLAPTLKPPLATRTARLGRAQPPMKQEAGASFVLPPPGTDLVFLREGASSPVQVPGPATASTEAPLQEAQCSGLSWVVALPQVKQEKADAQEEWTSDIAVLTSPTLQPGCPSKAIDLCLPPVKQEPPDPEEGKEENKDGCVSESAPEEEVAGGPGTPVITEIFSLGGTRFRDTAVWLPRSKDLKKPGARKQ
- the LOC101964838 gene encoding methyl-CpG-binding domain protein 1 isoform X13; the encoded protein is MAEDWLDCPALGPGWKRREVYRKSGVTCGRSDTYYQSPTGDRIRSKVELTRYLGPACDLTLFDFKQGILCYPTPKVQSVAVPSKKRKKPARSAKTRKRQVAPQRTEVRKERKERKETQEDETKADTDTIPASFPAPGCCENCGISFSGDGSGRQRLKTLCKDCRAQRIAFNREQRMFKRVGCGECTACRVTEDCGACSTCLLQLPHDVASGLFCKCERRRCLRIVQRSRGCGVCRGCQTQEDCGHCRVCLRPPRPGLRRQWRCVQRRCLRGKRRCHRGGRDSKMTARRHSRAQPVPILPTLQPPEPPEPMELKRLLPSIGSESEEGAGSPLLHPRRKRPGSVQRPHLAPTLKPPLATRTARLGRAQPPMKQEAGASFVLPPPGTDLVFLREGASSPVQVPGPATASTEAPLQEAQCSGLSWVVALPQVKQEKADAQEEWTSDIAVLTSPTLQPGCPSKAIDLCLPPVKQEPPDPEEGKEENKDGCVSESAPEEEVAGGPGTPVITEIFSLGGTRFRDTAVWLPRLRKLLAVNENEYFTELQLKEEAL
- the LOC101964838 gene encoding methyl-CpG-binding domain protein 1 isoform X9; this encodes MAEDWLDCPALGPGWKRREVYRKSGVTCGRSDTYYQSPTGDRIRSKVELTRYLGPACDLTLFDFKQGILCYPTPKVQSVAVPSKKRKKPARSAKTRKRQVAPQRTEVRKERKERKETQEDETKADTDTIPASFPAPGCCENCGISFSGDGSGRQRLKTLCKDCRAQRIAFNREQRMFKRVGCGECTACRVTEDCGACSTCLLQLPHDVASGLFCKCERRRCLRIVQRSRGCGVCRGCQTQEDCGHCRVCLRPPRPGLRRQWRCVQRRCLRGKRRCHRGGRDSKMTARRHSRAQPVPILPTLQPPEPPEPMELHNNSPVPSPPAEFIYYCVDEDELKRLLPSIGSESEEGAGSPLLHPRRKRPGSVQRPHLAPTLKPPLATRTARLGRAQPPMKQEAGASFVLPPPGTDLVFLREGASSPVQVPGPATASTEAPLQEAQCSGLSWVVALPQVKQEKADAQEEWTSDIAVLTSPTLQPGCPSKAIDLCLPPVKQEPPDPEEGKEENKDGCVSESAPEEEVAGGPGTPVITEIFSLGGTRFRDTAVWLPRLRKLLAVNENEYFTELQLKEEAL
- the LOC101964838 gene encoding methyl-CpG-binding domain protein 1 isoform X18, with translation MAEDWLDCPALGPGWKRREVYRKSGVTCGRSDTYYQSPTGDRIRSKVELTRYLGPACDLTLFDFKQGILCYPTPKVQSVAVPSKKRKKPARSAKTRKRQVAPQRTEVRKERKERKETQEDETKADTDTIPASFPAPGCCENCGISFSGDGSGRQRLKTLCKDCRAQRIAFNREQRMFKRVGCGECTACRVTEDCGACSTCLLQLPHDVASGLFCKCERRRCLRIVQRSRGCGVCRGCQTQEDCGHCRVCLRPPRPGLRRQWRCVQRRCLRGKRRCHRGGRDSKMTARRHSRAQPVPILPTLQPPEPPEPMELKRLLPSIGSESEEGAGSPLLHPRRKRPGSVQRPHLAPTLKPPLATRTARLGRAQPPMKQEAGASFVLPPPGTDLVFLREGASSPVQVPGPATASTEAPLQAIDLCLPPVKQEPPDPEEGKEENKDGCVSESAPEEEVAGGPGTPVITEIFSLGGTRFRDTAVWLPRLRKLLAVNENEYFTELQLKEEAL
- the LOC101964838 gene encoding methyl-CpG-binding domain protein 1 isoform X16; the protein is MAEDWLDCPALGPGWKRREVYRKSGVTCGRSDTYYQSPTGDRIRSKVELTRYLGPACDLTLFDFKQGILCYPTPKVQSVAVPSKKRKKPARSAKTRKRQVAPQRTEVRKERKERKETQEDETKADTDTIPASFPAPGCCENCGISFSGDGSGRQRLKTLCKDCRAQRIAFNREQRMFKRVGCGECTACRVTEDCGACSTCLLQLPHDVASGLFCKCERRRCLRIVQRSRGCGVCRGCQTQEDCGHCRVCLRPPRPGLRRQWRCVQRRCLRGKRRCHRGGRDSKMTARRHSRAQPVPILPTLQPPEPPEPMELHNNSPVPSPPAEFIYYCVDEDELKRLLPSIGSESEEGAGSPLLHPRRKRPGSVQRPHLAPTLKPPLATRTARLGRAQPPMKQEAGASFVLPPPGTDLVFLREGASSPVQVPGPATASTEAPLQAIDLCLPPVKQEPPDPEEGKEENKDGCVSESAPEEEVAGGPGTPVITEIFSLGGTRFRDTAVWLPRLRKLLAVNENEYFTELQLKEEAL
- the LOC101964838 gene encoding methyl-CpG-binding domain protein 1 isoform X4; the protein is MAEDWLDCPALGPGWKRREVYRKSGVTCGRSDTYYQSPTGDRIRSKVELTRYLGPACDLTLFDFKQGILCYPTPKVQSVAVPSKKRKKPARSAKTRKRQVAPQRTEVRKERKERKETQEDETKADTDTIPASFPAPGCCENCGISFSGDGSGRQRLKTLCKDCRAQRIAFNREQRMFKRVGCGECTACRVTEDCGACSTCLLQLPHDVASGLFCKCERRRCLRIVQRSRGCGVCRGCQTQEDCGHCRVCLRPPRPGLRRQWRCVQRRCLRGKRRCHRGGRDSKMTARRHSRAQPVPILPTLQPPEPPEPMELHNNSPVPSPPAEFIYYCVDEDELPYTNRRQNRKCGACAACLRRMDCGRCDFCCDKPKFGGSNQKRQKCRWRQCLQFAMKRLLPSIGSESEEGAGSPLLHPRRKRPGSVQRPHLAPTLKPPLATRTARLGRAQPPMKQEAGASFVLPPPGTDLVFLREGASSPVQVPGPATASTEAPLQEAQCSGLSWVVALPQVKQEKADAQEEWTSDIAVLTSPTLQPGCPSKAIDLCLPPVKQEPPDPEEGKEENKDGCVSESAPEEEVAGGPGTPVITEIFSLGGTRFRDTAVWLPRSKDLKKPGARKQ
- the LOC101964838 gene encoding methyl-CpG-binding domain protein 1 isoform X2 — protein: MAEDWLDCPALGPGWKRREVYRKSGVTCGRSDTYYQSPTGDRIRSKVELTRYLGPACDLTLFDFKQGILCYPTPKVQSVAVPSKKRKKPARSAKTRKRQVAPQRTEVRKERKERKETQEDETKADTDTIPASFPAPGCCENCGISFSGDGSGRQRLKTLCKDCRAQRIAFNREQRMFKRVGCGECTACRVTEDCGACSTCLLQLPHDVASGLFCKCERRRCLRIVQRSRGCGVCRGCQTQEDCGHCRVCLRPPRPGLRRQWRCVQRRCLRGKRRCHRGGRDSKMTARRHSRAQPVPILPTLQPPEPPEPMELHNNSPVPSPPAEFIYYCVDEDELPYTNRRQNRKCGACAACLRRMDCGRCDFCCDKPKFGGSNQKRQKCRWRQCLQFAMKRLLPSIGSESEEGAGSPLLHPRRKRPGSVQRPHLAPTLKPPLATRTARLGRAQPPMKQEAGASFVLPPPGTDLVFLREGASSPVQVPGPATASTEAPLQEAQCSGLSWVVALPQVKQEKADAQEEWTSDIAVLTSPTLQPGCPSKAIDLCLPPVKQEPPDPEEGKEENKDGCVSESAPEEEVAGGPGTPVITEIFSLGGTRFRDTAVWLPRLRKLLAVNENEYFTELQLKEEAL
- the LOC101964838 gene encoding methyl-CpG-binding domain protein 1 isoform X3, with amino-acid sequence MAEDWLDCPALGPGWKRREVYRKSGVTCGRSDTYYQSPTGDRIRSKVELTRYLGPACDLTLFDFKQGILCYPTPKVQSVAVPSKKRKKPARSAKTRKRQVAPQRTEVRKERKERKETQEDETKADTDTIPASFPAPGCCENCGISFSGDGSGRQRLKTLCKDCRAQRIAFNREQRMFKRVGCGECTACRVTEDCGACSTCLLQLPHDVASGLFCKCERRRCLRIVQRSRGCGVCRGCQTQEDCGHCRVCLRPPRPGLRRQWRCVQRRCLRGKRRCHRGGRDSKMTARRHSRAQPVPILPTLQPPEPPEPMELHNNSPVPSPPAEFIYYCVDEDELQPYTNRRQNRKCGACAACLRRMDCGRCDFCCDKPKFGGSNQKRQKCRWRQCLQFAMKRLLPSIGSESEEGAGSPLLHPRRKRPGSVQRPHLAPTLKPPLATRTARLGRAQPPMKQEAGASFVLPPPGTDLVFLREGASSPVQVPGPATASTEAPLQEAQCSGLSWVVALPQVKQEKADAQEEWTSDIAVLTSPTLQPGCPSKAIDLCLPPVKQEPPDPEEGKEENKDGCVSESAPEEEVAGGPGTPVITEIFSLGGTRFRDTAVWLPRSKDLKKPGARKQ
- the LOC101964838 gene encoding methyl-CpG-binding domain protein 1 isoform X6, which codes for MAEDWLDCPALGPGWKRREVYRKSGVTCGRSDTYYQSPTGDRIRSKVELTRYLGPACDLTLFDFKQGILCYPTPKVQSVAVPSKKRKKPARSAKTRKRQVAPQRTEVRKERKERKETQEDETKADTDTIPASFPAPGCCENCGISFSGDGSGRQRLKTLCKDCRAQRIAFNREQRMFKRVGCGECTACRVTEDCGACSTCLLQLPHDVASGLFCKCERRRCLRIVQRSRGCGVCRGCQTQEDCGHCRVCLRPPRPGLRRQWRCVQRRCLRGKRRCHRGGRDSKMTARRHSRAQPVPILPTLQPPEPPEPMELQPYTNRRQNRKCGACAACLRRMDCGRCDFCCDKPKFGGSNQKRQKCRWRQCLQFAMKRLLPSIGSESEEGAGSPLLHPRRKRPGSVQRPHLAPTLKPPLATRTARLGRAQPPMKQEAGASFVLPPPGTDLVFLREGASSPVQVPGPATASTEAPLQEAQCSGLSWVVALPQVKQEKADAQEEWTSDIAVLTSPTLQPGCPSKAIDLCLPPVKQEPPDPEEGKEENKDGCVSESAPEEEVAGGPGTPVITEIFSLGGTRFRDTAVWLPRSKDLKKPGARKQ
- the LOC101964838 gene encoding methyl-CpG-binding domain protein 1 isoform X7 translates to MAEDWLDCPALGPGWKRREVYRKSGVTCGRSDTYYQSPTGDRIRSKVELTRYLGPACDLTLFDFKQGILCYPTPKVQSVAVPSKKRKKPARSAKTRKRQVAPQRTEVRKERKERKETQEDETKADTDTIPASFPAPGCCENCGISFSGDGSGRQRLKTLCKDCRAQRIAFNREQRMFKRVGCGECTACRVTEDCGACSTCLLQLPHDVASGLFCKCERRRCLRIVQRSRGCGVCRGCQTQEDCGHCRVCLRPPRPGLRRQWRCVQRRCLRGKRRCHRGGRDSKMTARRHSRAQPVPILPTLQPPEPPEPMELHNNSPVPSPPAEFIYYCVDEDELQPYTNRRQNRKCGACAACLRRMDCGRCDFCCDKPKFGGSNQKRQKCRWRQCLQFAMKRLLPSIGSESEEGAGSPLLHPRRKRPGSVQRPHLAPTLKPPLATRTARLGRAQPPMKQEAGASFVLPPPGTDLVFLREGASSPVQVPGPATASTEAPLQEAQCSGLSWVVALPQVKQEKADAQEEWTSDIAVLTSPTLQPGCPSKAIDLCLPPVKQEPPDPEEGKEENKDGCVSESAPEEEVAGGPGTPVAT
- the LOC101964838 gene encoding methyl-CpG-binding domain protein 1 isoform X14, whose amino-acid sequence is MAEDWLDCPALGPGWKRREVYRKSGVTCGRSDTYYQSPTGDRIRSKVELTRYLGPACDLTLFDFKQGILCYPTPKVQSVAVPSKKRKKPARSAKTRKRQVAPQRTEVRKERKERKETQEDETKADTDTIPASFPAPGCCENCGISFSGDGSGRQRLKTLCKDCRAQRIAFNREQRMFKRVGCGECTACRVTEDCGACSTCLLQLPHDVASGLFCKCERRRCLRIVQRSRGCGVCRGCQTQEDCGHCRVCLRPPRPGLRRQWRCVQRRCLRGKRRCHRGGRDSKMTARRHSRAQPVPILPTLQPPEPPEPMELQPYTNRRQNRKCGACAACLRRMDCGRCDFCCDKPKFGGSNQKRQKCRWRQCLQFAMKRLLPSIGSESEEGAGSPLLHPRRKRPGSVQRPHLAPTLKPPLATRTARLGRAQPPMKQEAGASFVLPPPGTDLVFLREGASSPVQVPGPATASTEAPLQAIDLCLPPVKQEPPDPEEGKEENKDGCVSESAPEEEVAGGPGTPVITEIFSLGGTRFRDTAVWLPRSKDLKKPGARKQ
- the LOC101964838 gene encoding methyl-CpG-binding domain protein 1 isoform X10, with protein sequence MAEDWLDCPALGPGWKRREVYRKSGVTCGRSDTYYQSPTGDRIRSKVELTRYLGPACDLTLFDFKQGILCYPTPKVQSVAVPSKKRKKPARSAKTRKRQVAPQRTEVRKERKERKETQEDETKADTDTIPASFPAPGCCENCGISFSGDGSGRQRLKTLCKDCRAQRIAFNREQRMFKRVGCGECTACRVTEDCGACSTCLLQLPHDVASGLFCKCERRRCLRIVQRSRGCGVCRGCQTQEDCGHCRVCLRPPRPGLRRQWRCVQRRCLRGKRRCHRGGRDSKMTARRHSRAQPVPILPTLQPPEPPEPMELHNNSPVPSPPAEFIYYCVDEDELQPYTNRRQNRKCGACAACLRRMDCGRCDFCCDKPKFGGSNQKRQKCRWRQCLQFAMKRLLPSIGSESEEGAGSPLLHPRRKRPGSVQRPHLAPTLKPPLATRTARLGRAQPPMKQEAGASFVLPPPGTDLVFLREGASSPVQVPGPATASTEAPLQAIDLCLPPVKQEPPDPEEGKEENKDGCVSESAPEEEVAGGPGTPVITEIFSLGGTRFRDTAVWLPRSKDLKKPGARKQ